The nucleotide window TTCAGCACTGTACTAGTCTAGTAGGtatttaaatcacaaatttccTCTGTTACAGTTGAAGCTGCTGTTTGTTTGACATCTAATACAAAGTAGTGAACATTCAAGGAACTGGATAATCTGACAAGGAGCTCTTCCAAATTAATCAATGATCATTGTACTATCACTCTGACTCTGACAGCCatatcaaaacttaaaaatGTAGCAAAGGCGATTCAGTTCTTCTCCTGGCTCTATGCAGAACACAACCAAAGATGCatcatctcttttttttaatctttgattGTGAAGTTTCGAATAAACATTAAAATGCTTCCTAGCCTATTCCTGTATATAATATCTCCATAATTGATCTCAGGTTCAAATCCCTTGAACCCCAGCAGAGACACAACACTAGGTGATTTGTAAGAAGATTTGTTCTAGCCTTGGTAGATAGAGTTACCTAGTACCTGTTGTTAGTGGGAAGTGGCAGGAATCTCATGGTAAGCTGGCCCAGACaccacatttataaaaaaaacaaatatacatcTCCAAAATTCTTGCCTTCTAAATCTTCTCCGGGAAGTTTGATTAGCATTCTATTCCAAATCCCGCAGATAAATACTTCAGAGTCTTACAATCCCAAACAACTGCATGTCAGATTCTGCATTCAGGTGCTAGCTTCTGATACATATTTTGGTAGGTGGCATCGCTTCTAATACTTAAGTCCTGGTTTTATTAACAAAACAGAAACTGTTGAAGTTGGTCACTAGGAGAAATTCTCCCAACAATATGTCAAACCAGTAGTTGAACCTCTCACAAGGCCATACAAGAAAACATTTATCGTTTGAAAATTACAGCAAAGCTCTCACAAAAGCCCTCCTAACTCTCTCCAGGAGTGAGCTACTTAAACATGATTTTCACTTTCCCCATATTTATGTTAACCTAAGATGTCTTCCTACAACGGGAATACAAAAACTGAACCAGTGCCTCATTAAAATTTTCTAATTTCCCTATAACCTTCTATGAGATAAACAGGAGTAAAACTCTCAGTACTCCAACAGTGTTACACAATAGCAAACATGAGGTTTCTGTACTATAGAACTGAAACGGAGACACCTAGGCACCTTACTAGTCTTGCAGGTATTTGAAACATAAATTTCCTCAGCTTCAGTTAAAGCTTCTGGCTATTTGAGAATGCAAGGAACGAAGATTAATGATTAAGTAACCAAAACCATTTGTATAGCAGCTCTTTCGAAGAAACAAATGATCATTTTTATGTCACCTACAGCTAACCACTCTTACACCTAGTACAAATCGCCGTTGACTCCTTATCTCTTGGAATGGTAAATGTTTTGAAGCTTAAATTGGTTAAAATCGTGAAAAAGAATTTCAGTTGTTTAAGCAGTCACCAAATCAAACATGGGTTACTATTAGATACAGTCCACAGAACTATCAAAATAACCAAAGCTTGATAGAGTCCCCATCTCCAACTCTATATACCAAGTCAAATTAGGTTACCCCTTCCTCATTTCCAACCACATAAACAGCACTGCAGCATTACTAACAGtatcaaagaaaaaagaaaaataaaaactagagaaaaattAACCTCCTATTCCTTAATTATCAATATTATAATTTGGCAAAACAAATACTAACTACCTTAGTCTACCTCCATTGACAAGATTATGTTCCTCTCTACTTCCAAAGAAGTTTCAAATTGagactataaatagagatgaAGCTTTTGTGATATACTTATACCAAGTCCAAATCAATTGTGACAGTACACCCACGGACCTAACATACTGGATACACCATTTGATCACACAAATATAGTTCCAAATAATCAGTTACATATCCTTACCATAGTTAGTTGACACCATAAgcttaaatattgaattaaaaaaaaagaagaggagctATAGAGCTGAAAATTGGGAATAGAACTGTACGTTAAATTGAAATAGTCATAAGTTTTGGTCAGACTGAGATTGATGAAAATCAGAGTGCTGTTGTTGTTGGGATGATTGAGATTGTAGAAGAGCTTGCTGTGCTTGTGTTTTCTCAAGAAAGGGCTTGAACATGATCTGCAAATTCAGATACCCAAATGCTACCGCACCAATTACTACTAACGCAGATCTAAAAGTTTTCATTTTTGTCGTATCCCTCATTCTTCCTCCTTCTACCGCTGCTTTCACCTCCGAGCTGATTCttgattttgagttttgggCGTTTTTGTTTCTTAAGTCCCtatcttaataattaaaaaaaaaaagatcaaatgttaatcaaactaaaaattcttttttaatatttttgtatttagttaaaaattcttctatatttttcttactttattGATTACACGAAGTAAATATTAGTACAACTTATAAAGAATCGTCACTTTTCTTGAATCGATTTTATAACcactttaaattaaaaaaattcatgataCCAAATAGTTGActaactataatctttattaaattcctttcttttcattttacttAACACCTTTCAagaaattacttttatttactaaattattCTTACTTATGTGCTTTAGAAAGATAAGTTTGTACTTTGTCCAATGTTACTTGTGTAATTACTTAATCAGTTTGGATATTTCCAATTTTCGTTTTCTATTCGGATTGGTTGAATTAGATTTTCTTTGgtttaattttagatatttcaATTTTTCGTTTTGACTTTTGAGCCTTTAAGACAGACTTTAACAATTAACAACCTCAATTTATCTAATAATTTATTCTTTAGAATTTATACTGTTAATAAGAATTAAAATCATCTTACTGCCCATATCgtgtaattttatatttgatttaataCTATAATAGGTAATTTCTTGGACATATGAAATTTCAACTTATTAGTATTTATAATACTAGGACTAAGTAATATGTATacaatttttgatttttgaatatcCTAAAATCTGTCTTACTGATACAATCCCAAAttcatttatttcaaaaataaaatttgatatccaaaaaaaataaaataaaatttcgatttaacaataaaaagatTGAAGGGTGCAATATCTCCCAATAAGAATTTTAGAGGGGCAAAATAGAAGTCTTATATCTTTCCAGAGAGCCAACACAAGAACACTTGTGCTGAAGTGTAGAAAATTGGTCATCTTCATCCTCTCCGATAATTCATCAGAGGTAAGTATGCATAACCCATTTCGTAGTTTCCATCAATTCTCAATCTTTCACTTGTAAGTAATCAATTTCAGCTATCGGTTGCCATTAGTGACTGATAAGGGTAAGCTTTGGTTTTGCCAATGCGTATATGATTCGAAATTTCTCAGTGGAAGATGCATATTTCTTTGTATTGGAGTAAAATGGTCCCGAATAGAGCGGAATGGATATAGAAAAATTGTATAGCTGATACCAGCTAGTCTGGATTGGCGTAGTTGATTGATATAATAAGTAGTATATATCTGTCTTAACTTACAGCATTACAAATTCTAGTCTACTACATTTATTTCAAGAAATCAAACTGGAatcttcattttatttcgtCAATTTTGAGTAATAACTTCAGAAGTcaagtttctttcaatttgGTCAAAATTAATGGTTTTGGCGGTGTTTCTATGTAAATGATAAttaggaagaagaaaaatagcGCCATTGCAATAGTTGCAAGAAAATTTACTTACATAatctcatttttaaaaatttttgcTTCCAAATAATTTGGGGTTTAATCCCGCAAAGATGATATATCTTTGGCTTGCATATTCCATAAATGAATATTACCTCTTGATGATTTGAGATTAATTAATCTTCCACCGGCAGATAACTTAAAGCTGGCTTACTCTGCGGCTGTCAGCAGGAGGCAGCAGTTCTTGATAAGGTGTTTGGGAGGTTCTACTAAGaagaaaaacttcaattttcagAGTATTAGAATGCAATCTGTAATGAGTAGTGGGCCAAGCTTGGAGGCCGACTCTGTCAGCATTTTGAGATCAATAATTCCGGGTCTTGAATCAACTAAGCATAAAGGCCAAGCGGGTAAAACTTCTTTTTGACTCCTATTAATTTGTATTGAAATGCTTACCCTGGATCTATATGTTTAAAGCATTAGAGAGTtaacacttttatttatttagtgaTGTCTTTACATGCACCCTTATTTGTGGGTCATATTCCTTTTTGTTGGCGTATGATGGAGCTAAGACCTGGGTGAGGATAGTGGGAGGATACTCAGAGCTCTTTCCAGTCGTGATGGGGTTGATCCAGGGGTCACTGGTCAGCGCTGAGTCTGTTTCTGTTTGCCTTGGTGATAGATGAATTGAAACGTCATATCCAATGTGAGGTGCAATGGTGCATGTTATTTATAGATGACATAGTACAGATTAACGGGACCCGGGATGGAGTTAACGCTAGGCTGGAGGTTTGGAGGCAAACCTTGGAGTCTAAAATATTGTGGTTTAGGCGCAGGACCAAAACTGAATACTTGGAGTGCAAGTGTAGTGTCGTAACGCGTAAGGCTGCCATGGAAGTGAGGCTTGGCACATAGGCCGTCCTCAGGAAAGAAAGTTTCAAGAATCCTTGGTCTTTAATCTAAGGAAATGGAGAGATCaatgatgatgtcacacatcgtaTAGATGGGGGATGGAAGAAATGGAGTCTCGCATGGGGGCCTGTGTGATAAGAAGGCCACTtcaacttaaaggtaagttctataTAGTGGTGCTTAAGTCaactatgttgtatgggctgAGTGTTATCCAGTTAAGTGCTCTCATGTCCAAATGACAAGGGTTGCACAAATGAGGATGCTGAGGGGAATATGTGGATATACTAGGAGATAAAGATTAGAAATGAAGAATCAAGGCAAGATAGAACTGACCTCGTGGTAGACACCATGAGAAAGTGAGATTGAGATAGTTCAGGTATGTGAAGTAGAGAGGCGTGGAGGCCCCAATGAGGTGGTGTGAGAGGTTGGCACTGGTGGGTGTAAGAAGATATAGAGGTTGACATAAGATGTATTGAACAGAGGTGATTAGATAGGATATATGGCACATCTTTAGCTTACTGAGGTCACAACCTTAGGTAGGCGGATATAAAGGTCACAGATTATAATAGAAGGCTAGTAGGTACTGAGTGTTGTCTCACTTTACAGTGAGATAGGCTTGGTGCACATACCTGATTCTCCTTTAATACTGGTAGTATTGGTAGTATTCATGTATTTTCTTGTCCCTCGATTTTTGTTACTACCGATTATTTCTTGTGCTTTGGTTATcgcattattttgttgttgttactgttCTTTTTAATGAATGTCGTGTAATGCTTCCTCTAACATTTGTTATGTCTTCTTTACTTCTGTATGTTTTTGATATGCATTACCTGTGCTAGGGGTCTTCCAAAAACAACCTCTCTTCTTCCAAGAGGTAGGGTTAAGGTCTGCATACATTCTACCCTGACCTCACGGCCTCACCTGTGGTATATTGGGATTACACCGagtatgttatattttttttagtcgGCCAAAACATGGATATCCTTTATAATTGGTGGCAGGACGACTCAAATTCATAACCTTTTCCGGCTCCAATAGCATGTTGAATTGTGTGAAATGCTTCATTTGAAAGTTTGAACTggtctttttgttattttcttcgTGTGATTCTTTCTTCTTGGTTGCTTTGGTTGTATTGAGAATTCTCTccctttaaaattttaaatagttaGGAGGgaacacttttatttatttaactatgTTTTAATACTTCTATTTatcaattaaaacataattcttgtcatattaatttgattatattagCTGGGGTCCTTGGGGAGTAACCATGAGTTCTATTTGGACTTAAGAAAGGGGAAGAATTTGCCCCAGGTTCTGTTTCCAAAAATTTGGAGTGTCAATTTCTCTCCAGTATTTTGATGCTACTGAACTTTGCTGAAAGTTTTTTATGCTGAGTAATACAATTAATCAAGTCCTTTATAGATTTTGGTCTGTCACAATTATTTGCGTTTTCTTTATTTATGCTATTTGGTGAATTCCATCCAATTTCAATATCCGATCTGGTCTCAGCTCGAGGCAACTTGTACCAAATTGCATTTAGtcttttgatgaatttgaagtcTTTATCTCTGCAACAACTGCCTCAGATCCCACTTTTGGGATTACACTGTGTATGTTGTTGAATCTCTGCAACAGCTGGAGGTTTGAGGCAATGCCTTGGACCTTCAGGTGTACCCTTTATGCCTCAATTCCTTTGTAGAAGTAAGAAATAAAGTTTGATCTCAGCTCGAGTTGTAACAGAACtttattgagtttctatatttacAGAGTGAGTTTTGACACATAAATATGTATCTATTTTATCAGACGAAGTTCATTGATGATTGCCATTTTAACTGATCTTTGTGTATCAAAATGTAGTATTCTCACTTTATCCCCTCCCATTATCTTTAGAGAAAGGTGTAAACTTTATACATTCTATGACTACTTCATagttttatgaattttgatgtttggAAATACCAGAAAAGATAAGATTAACAAAAATTTGTATGGCTAATATAGTGCCCATCAGAATTGAACTGTGTCGCTTATGTTTTCCTGTTTTGTGTGTCTGAAAATTTTCTGAGTAATGGCATTTTTAACAGAAAGAAGCATGACTTTGATCATTGAGCTTCacaaaaatttgaacttttctGCCTATGATGTTCCCTTTATGGTGCTTTTGCTAAATTCTGAGCTCTGTTTCCCAATCAGGGAAGATAGCTGTTGTTGGTGGCTGTCGAGAATACACTGGTGCACCCTACTTCTCTGCAATTTCAGCCTTAAAGATTGTTAGTTCTTTACATGGCTTCTTTACTTTTCGTCAAATTCTCTCTTCTCCTCCTCACTCCCCACACCGTCCCAGTGGAAAATAAAACATCCTTTTTCAgtatcaaattatttaaatttactACAACTCAAATGTTTGATTATGCAATTATATCAGAGACCTTTTATGACATGGGTATTCGCCTGTTTGACAGGGTGCAGATTTATCTCATGTATTCTGTACTAAAGATGCTGCTCCTGTAATAAAAAGCTATAGTCCTGAGTTAATTGTGCACCCTATTTTAGAAGAGTCCTACAGTATCAGGTGAGTCTTTGTTACGAAATTACTCTAAGTGCACATTCTTAGCGTGTTTTTTTAGTTTCCATAATTGAAGCatcataaatttaattatgagGGTGCTGACATTGACCAAAGGATTCTTCCAGGAGTGAGGAGAAAAGTTCCATATCAGCTAAAGTGATTGCTGAGGTTGAGAAGTGGATGGAGAGGTTTGATTGTCTTGTTGTTGGTCCAGGCCTTGGAAGAGATCCGTTTCTCCTGGTGTGCTTTTTTAACTCAAGACCTTCTAGCCTTACACCTGATGAAGTGATGGTTGTGTGTTCATAGTGTTCAGTTGCCACAAATACTTTGTTTTAATCACTCATTCGCCTAATTTTGGGaggtttaaaattaatttaatgcTTATTTGCTGTCAAATGCTGCTAACTATAACAAATGCTACTCCGTTGCTCTGTTCCAAACATCATGATCTCGAGTATGCTTAATGTTTACTCACTTCTCTGACTGAATCTGTCCTTTCTACTGCATAAATGGTTCACTCTCTTTGTTTTTCCAATAATGAGAAACCAGTGACTTCATCTTCGTAATGAGCCTATCTTTGTGTTCATCTAGCTAAAGGCAAATATTTGGCAATACTGTCATGGTAGGGGATTCTGGTCTTCTGTACACAAGGAAAAACTGACTTCTTGGTGTCATTTGTCACATTTTCCTATTTCCTGGCCTTCTCTTTAGCTGATATGAATAACTACTACTTGAAAAGGCAAATGTATGTCTTTTGTAAATATCAATCTGGTTTGTTTCAATTCTCTGTTTGCCTTAAACAAATATCATTGCAAGGTAAAATATTGAAAGTCTATGTAACTTTGTGGGTCCAGGAATATTAAGGGTAGTACATGATCATGAAAAGTTGGAATTTTAGAAACATACAAATATATcagttttatgtattatgccattaTGTCCTGAAAGAAAACATGATTATCATTGAACATGAGTTGGAGCAACTATTTAAAGCCCTCACAATTTATTTGGTTTCTGTGGACCCAAAATATGCTTGTGATCCAAATTCATCTAATTTGTCCTGTGCACTCCGATACAGTTAAGAGTAACTCACCACTTTTAAGCTTTTATgctaccaaaaaataattaaaaaatgggCCACCTAAGGCCTAAGTAAGATACCATTAATGCTACCAGTAAGTATCATTTCAGAAATTTCTTGCATTAGATGGAActatatacaacaacaacaacatacccggGGTAATCCCATAGCCGTGGTCTGGGAGGGTAAAGTGTATGCATACCTTCCCCTACCtttgtggaggtagagaggttgttttcgaaAGACACTCGGCTTGAGTAACGCAAATCATGttagttaaaaagaaaaatatagaagtaAAGTGTACATAGCAAACAATAGGGAAAGCATAACATAATATTCAGAAAACAAGGAGGAATAACGATAACCAAATAATGCGATAACCAAAGCACAAGTAATGACGAGGAGTAACAAAATTCATAGGACATGCAACTATGAGGAAAATGCTACTACTACTGGTATGAGCGGGGAAACAGGTATAGTGCTCCAAACTACAACCAAGCTTATTCCATTGGGAAAGCGAGACAATGCtcaactacctactaaccttctatccTAATTTGCGACCTCCATAAtctcctatctaaggtcattcCTTGATAAGTTGAAGATGCGCcatgtcctgtctaatcacctctccacAATACTTTTGTGGCTTACCTCTACTTCTCTTCGAACCCACCACaaccaacctctcacacctcttCACTGGAGCATCTGTGTatctcctcttcacatgcctaaaccatctcagtctcgcttctcccatcttgtccaccacagaggccactcccaagTCCCACCTTGTTCCAGATAtcttcattcctaatcttatctcTCTTAATATGCCCATACATCCACCTCAACATCTTCATTTCTGTCGCTCTCATCTTTTGAACATGAAAGTTCTTAACTGGCTAACACTCCCCATACAACATAGTCGGCCTAACCACTACTCTGTAGAACTTACATTTAAGTTTTTGTAGTACATTCTTATCAGACGGCACCCGGAGGCGAGCCTCCATTTCACCCACCTCACACCATTATGATGCATGACATCGTCATCAATCTCGCCATTGCCTTGaattagagcccgtttggatttgcttgttttaggtgtttttatgtcAAAATGCCTCTGAAGTACTTTTGTAGTGTTTGGGTAATATAAAAAAGTACTTTTAAGCATTTGTTTTTAAgccaaaagtcataagttggAAATCCTAGCTCATGACTTTTGGCTTACAAGTCATAAGCTATAAGTCCATCCAAATAGGCTCTTAAAGACCCATGATACTTCAAATATATGTGCAGAAAATCTCCCTTTTCTCCTCCTTTTATGCTTTCACTTTCTTTTGTGGGTTCTTTTGGTACAACTGGATTTTAATTACATGTATATTCTTCCAGGATTGTGTAAGTAATATCATGAAGCATGCAAGAGAGCGCAATGTCCCAATGGTTATAGATGGGGTATGATGACACTGATATATTGTGAGCTAATTCTCTGAGATATTCCATATGGCGTTACTCTCTTGATACGCCATCCGGTGGTCTTTGTTTTATCAGGATGGGCTTTATCTCGTGACTAATTGTCTTGAGCTGGTTAGTGGTTATCCCTTAGCGGTGCTGACTCCAAATGTGAATGAGTATAAACGGCTTGTTCAGAAAGTACTAAATTCTGAGGTAAATGACGAAAATGGAACCGATCAGTTGTTGTCTCTTGCAAAAGGGTGAGCTTTTTAATCCATAATCTCATCTTTGCCTGCTGTTTGTCCTCTTAAATTTGCTAGTGACAATGATTTAGTAGACATCCAAAGTTACATGATCTTTAAGTATTGCCTGCCAATTATTCTGTTCCTTCAAGGTCATGGTTATATGTTAAAAGCTGTGTGTCAAGACCTAGTTTATACCGTACAAAACTACTACTCCACTAGAGTGTAAAAGATGGCATTATATGTTTAATAGAATAAAGAGGAAGCCTGGTGAAGAACTTACTGACTCTTGCTTAAGAAAAAGTGGAGGTGACTTCTCATGCTTGTCAGGCAATGAGGGTAGACCAAAAGCATAAAATCGCCCCAGCCGCCTTTTCAAATTTTCCCTCCCTTGAGGAAGAAATGACTTATGCACCTCCTAGTAACTTCTTTTCAGGTTGGTGTGTGAAATAGGATTTATATCATATAACTCTGAGTTTATTCACAGGGATATGACAAGTAGTTGAGAAATAAGATTACCAACTCGGAGATCTAGGTTCAAATGACAACATTTAGGATGATCTATTTGCTTTTGTCAGGTGGCTGTTAGTGGATTAGTCGAGCTGTGCATAAGTTGGTCTGGATATACCATTATCCACAGGAAAAAAGCTGGGTTCTAGAAACTTGAGATTTATCTTGTAAAAAAGATTCTTTCTGTTTAAGAACAGTCTGCCAATTATTCTGTTCCTTCAAATTCATGGTTATATGTTAAAAAGCTGTGTGTCGAGACATATTTTATACCTTAcaaatcttcaactcttttAGAGTACAAAAGATGACATTATATGTTTAATAGACTATAGAGGAAGCCTGCTGAAGAACTTACCGACCCTTGCTTGAGAAGAAGTGGAAGTGACTTCTCATGCTTGTCAGGCAATGAGGGTAGACCAAAAGCATAAAATGGCCCCAGCCGACTCTCGGATTTTCCCCTCCCTTGAGGAAGAGATGACAATGCACCTCCTAGTAACTTTGTTTCAGGTTGGTGTGTGAAATAGGATATATATCATATAACTCTGGGTTTATTCACAGGGGTATAAGAATTGGTTGGGAAATAAGATTACCAACTCAGAGATCCAGGTTCAAACAACAACATTTAGGATGATCAGGTGGATTAGTCGAGTTGTGGTCTGGGTATATCATTATCCCCAGAAAAGAAAATTGGGTCGTAGAAACTTGAGATTTATCTTGTAAAAGATAAACTCTTGATATTATCCTGCTAGATTTTTGCTGATTTTGCA belongs to Solanum stenotomum isolate F172 chromosome 1, ASM1918654v1, whole genome shotgun sequence and includes:
- the LOC125869960 gene encoding ATP-dependent (S)-NAD(P)H-hydrate dehydratase, translated to MQSVMSSGPSLEADSVSILRSIIPGLESTKHKGQAGKIAVVGGCREYTGAPYFSAISALKIGADLSHVFCTKDAAPVIKSYSPELIVHPILEESYSIRSEEKSSISAKVIAEVEKWMERFDCLVVGPGLGRDPFLLDCVSNIMKHARERNVPMVIDGDGLYLVTNCLELVSGYPLAVLTPNVNEYKRLVQKVLNSEVNDENGTDQLLSLAKGIGGVTILRKGKSDFVSDGKTACAVSIYGSPRRCGGQGDILSGSVAVFLSWARQCAAKEEVSMNPTILGCVAGSALLRYAASMAFDNKKRSTLTGDIIECLGRSLQEICPV